The Cetobacterium somerae ATCC BAA-474 DNA window TGATAAAACTATTAAATGGGGAGTGCCAGATAATAAATTATTTGAAAAATCTATCGATTATTTAAATAATTTAAAAAAGCCATTTTTTGCAACAATTTTTACTTTAAGCAATCATGCACCATATGATATAGATTCAAATTACAAACTTTTTAAAAATAATGAGTTTGGAGAATTGACTAACAGATTAAATGCCTTTCATTTTGCAGATATAGCTTTAGGACAGTTTATAGAAAAAGTAAAGAAACAAGGGTGGGCTAAAAATACAATTTTTGTTTTTGTAGCTGATCATGGATTTAAAACAGATTCAAATTTTGATTTAAATTGGGAAAATTTTAAAATTCCACTTCTTTTATGGTCACCAGGAAATATATTTAATCCTGAAATTAAAGATATCACATCATCTCAAGTAGATATTCTTCCTACTGTAATGGGAGTTTTAGGAGGAGCCTATAAAAATTCAAGTTGGGGAAAAAATCTTTTTACTGTTTCTCAAGAGAGTTCATATGCTTATATAGTGCAAAATAATTTCTATGGAGTAATAAAAGACAATCTTCTTCTTATTGATGGTGATGGAGTTAAGCCAAAACTTGTTGATATGAAAAAAGGGGAATATTTAGAAGAAGGAGACCTTTTAAATAAATTACATCAAGTTACTAGAACTTATTTAGAGCTAGAAACATATCAATTAAAAAATGGAACTTTTGCAGATTAAAAAAATATTAATTCTTGATTTTTAAAAGGGAAATTTCTAAAAAATTAGAATAATAAAATAAACAACTAATTGGAGGTAGAAATATGAGTTTTAAAAATCAAATTGTTGTTATTACAGGTGGAGCAAAAGGTATAGGAAGAGGACTTGTAGAATCTTTTGCTAAGGAAAATGCAGATGTATATTTTTTAGATATGAATTTTGAAAGTGGTAATAAATTAGAGAATGAGCTTAATGATAAGGGATATCGTGTTCATTTTAGATTAGTAGATATAACTAAAGAGATAGAGCTAGCAGAAGTTATAGATAAAATTCCAAAAATAGATATTTTATGTAGTAACTGTGGAATATTTCCACAAAAAAAAATAATGGATATGAATGTTGATGATTGGGAAAAAGTTCAAAAAGTAAATGTAACAAGTACATTTTTAGTAACTAAATATTCTATAAAAAAGATGATTGGAGCAAAATATGGAAGAATAATTTTAACATCATCAATAACAGGACCAGTAACAGGATTTCCGGGATGGAGTCATTACGGTGCGAGTAAAGCAGCATTGTTAGGGTTTATGAGATCAGCTTGTTTAGAAGTTGCTAAATTTGGAATTACAATAAATGCAGTTATGCCAGGAAATATATTAACAGAAGGATTAGTTCAGCAAGGAAATGATTATATTAATAGTATGAAAAAAAGTGTACCAGTAGGATTTTTAGGCGATGTTTCTGATATAGCTAACGGTGTTATGTTTTTTGCTAAAAAAGAAAGTAGATATATAACAGGCCAAACTTTAATTATAGACGGTGGACAAATTTTACCAGAATCTTTAGAGGCTTTAGCTTAATTTATTTACTATTTTTTTCCATAATGGTATAATTAAAAAAAATTCTTAAAGGATAGTTTATGTTTGAAATATTAAAAGAGTTTGGGATTTACGGAATAGCAATAGCTGGATTGTTAGAGGCAACAATATTGCCTATTCCAATGGAGACAATATCCGTACCAGTATATCTTTCTTCAAGAGAAAAAGTGGCGTATTTATTAATAATTTTATTAATTTGCTCTACTTTAGGTAGCATAATTGGTTATTTATTTTGGAGAAAAATTAGTGGACCAATTAAAAATAGATATTTAAAATCAGAAATATTTGTTAAAATAAAAAAAATGTATGAAAAAAATGCTTTATTAACATTGTTGACATCTGCATTTACACCAATACCTTTTGAAGGATATATTATAGCAGCAGGGATTCTTGAAATAGAATTTAAAACATTTTTATTAGGAGTAGTTTTTAGCAGAATCTTAAGACACTTTCCTCAAGGGGTATTAGTATATTACTATGGAGAAAAAGTAATAAAGGATATAGGTACTTACAGTATTATAATTATAATATCTATATTTCTAATTATTTTTATAAAAAATTTTATTGATAAAAAAATAAAAAAGGGCAATATTTAAAATAATATTGCTCTTTTTAAAATAATTC harbors:
- a CDS encoding SDR family oxidoreductase produces the protein MSFKNQIVVITGGAKGIGRGLVESFAKENADVYFLDMNFESGNKLENELNDKGYRVHFRLVDITKEIELAEVIDKIPKIDILCSNCGIFPQKKIMDMNVDDWEKVQKVNVTSTFLVTKYSIKKMIGAKYGRIILTSSITGPVTGFPGWSHYGASKAALLGFMRSACLEVAKFGITINAVMPGNILTEGLVQQGNDYINSMKKSVPVGFLGDVSDIANGVMFFAKKESRYITGQTLIIDGGQILPESLEALA
- a CDS encoding YqaA family protein, whose amino-acid sequence is MFEILKEFGIYGIAIAGLLEATILPIPMETISVPVYLSSREKVAYLLIILLICSTLGSIIGYLFWRKISGPIKNRYLKSEIFVKIKKMYEKNALLTLLTSAFTPIPFEGYIIAAGILEIEFKTFLLGVVFSRILRHFPQGVLVYYYGEKVIKDIGTYSIIIIISIFLIIFIKNFIDKKIKKGNI